The following proteins are co-located in the Sphingobacteriaceae bacterium genome:
- the bshA gene encoding N-acetyl-alpha-D-glucosaminyl L-malate synthase BshA yields MNIGMICFPTYGGSGVVASELGIALAKKGHKVHFMSYTQPFRLNIFNQNLFYHEFSVNDYPLFDYQPYESVLASKIVDVAIFEKLDVLHVHYAIPHASVAYMAQQILLSKNIKLPYLTTLHGTDITLVGRDPAFEPIICFSLNHSNAISAVSESLKRETREIFHIDKPIEVVPNFINVNEFSNTVDMDLKKSYAPDGEKIIVHVSNFRKVKRVDDVLKVFDQIRKKIPAKLILVGDGPERPNIEALCRHLNTCNDIISLGKINNPKQVLSIADLFVLPSETESFGLAALEAMASGVPVISTNTGGLSEVNIHNQTGYLCDVGDVTAMANFAIQLLSNDDLLSKFRMNALKRASEFDVNNILPMYEKIYANLVKKGI; encoded by the coding sequence ATGAATATTGGTATGATTTGTTTTCCCACTTATGGTGGAAGTGGAGTAGTGGCCAGCGAATTAGGAATCGCCTTGGCAAAAAAAGGGCATAAGGTGCACTTTATGTCGTACACGCAACCATTCAGATTAAATATTTTTAATCAGAATTTATTTTACCACGAATTTAGTGTGAATGACTACCCTTTGTTTGATTATCAGCCCTATGAAAGTGTTTTGGCTAGTAAAATTGTGGATGTGGCTATATTTGAAAAGCTGGATGTTTTGCATGTGCATTATGCAATTCCGCATGCCTCCGTTGCTTACATGGCCCAACAAATTTTATTATCAAAAAACATTAAACTTCCTTATTTAACAACTTTGCATGGAACTGATATTACACTAGTGGGTCGTGATCCGGCATTTGAGCCGATTATTTGTTTTTCATTAAATCACAGCAACGCTATTTCGGCGGTTTCTGAAAGTTTAAAGAGAGAAACAAGGGAAATATTTCATATTGATAAACCAATTGAAGTGGTTCCTAATTTTATTAATGTGAATGAGTTTTCGAATACTGTAGATATGGATTTAAAAAAATCTTATGCGCCGGATGGTGAAAAAATAATTGTACATGTTTCTAACTTCCGCAAAGTAAAAAGAGTAGATGACGTTTTAAAAGTATTTGATCAGATTCGAAAAAAAATTCCGGCTAAATTAATTTTGGTAGGTGATGGTCCTGAGCGCCCGAATATAGAAGCCTTGTGCCGTCATTTAAATACATGTAACGACATAATTAGTTTAGGAAAAATAAATAATCCAAAACAGGTTTTGAGTATCGCAGATTTATTTGTACTCCCATCTGAAACAGAAAGTTTTGGATTGGCCGCATTAGAGGCAATGGCGTCCGGGGTTCCTGTAATTAGTACAAATACCGGTGGTTTATCAGAAGTTAATATTCATAATCAAACAGGTTATTTATGTGATGTAGGTGATGTAACAGCTATGGCGAATTTCGCGATTCAATTGTTGTCGAATGATGATTTGTTATCAAAGTTTAGAATGAACGCATTAAAACGTGCTTCCGAATTTGATGTAAATAATATTTTACCGATGTACGAAAAAATTTATGCCAATCTGGTCAAGAAGGGAATTTAG
- a CDS encoding LON peptidase substrate-binding domain-containing protein, protein MKSSQLTLPMLPLSIVLLPGETTKLYIYEERYKELVKDCLSNLASFAVTYVEKGEVMDYGCEVKIKRVLKTYSNGEMDVLIEGTNLFKLVDYTPVLSPKLYGAATITYLNIDQKIQLNNLQDVVVNYFGSVQNQFIDYDTVAGLTVYNVASSLQLTHPEKYHLISSSNQQLHLLNIIKFINHIINTEHQIKDRFIEN, encoded by the coding sequence ATGAAATCAAGTCAACTAACCTTACCCATGCTCCCGTTGAGCATAGTATTATTGCCCGGTGAAACTACCAAGCTTTATATTTACGAAGAACGCTATAAGGAACTGGTAAAAGATTGCCTTTCCAATTTGGCTTCTTTTGCAGTAACTTATGTTGAAAAGGGAGAAGTTATGGATTATGGTTGTGAAGTGAAAATTAAACGTGTACTTAAAACGTATTCTAATGGGGAAATGGACGTTTTAATTGAAGGTACAAACCTTTTTAAACTCGTGGATTACACACCTGTTCTTAGTCCAAAATTATATGGAGCTGCTACAATTACCTATTTAAATATTGATCAAAAAATTCAATTGAATAATTTGCAAGATGTAGTTGTGAATTATTTTGGATCTGTTCAGAATCAATTTATCGATTATGATACTGTTGCCGGACTAACGGTTTACAATGTTGCATCCTCCTTACAATTAACGCATCCTGAAAAATACCATTTAATCTCTTCTTCAAATCAACAACTGCATTTATTGAATATCATTAAATTCATAAATCACATAATTAATACAGAGCACCAGATTAAAGATCGCTTTATAGAAAACTAA